A portion of the Mauremys reevesii isolate NIE-2019 linkage group 18, ASM1616193v1, whole genome shotgun sequence genome contains these proteins:
- the LOC120386284 gene encoding tigger transposable element-derived protein 4-like, whose product MSGGVKKKLHNQSIEKKYEIVLQLEKGTKPADLSRQHGIPANTISGWKKKADVIKQMYEKSVFDPARKKLRVAEHKDVDDALFQWFTNTRATNLPVNGPLLMEKADILAAKLGHPDFKASQGWLDRFKKRHNIVFKAICGESAAVQQEQVDSWLKTQMRTILDTYETRNIFNADETGVFWKCLPDKTMAFRGEACHGGKKSKDRLTVLVAANMDGSQKLPLYVIGKSKNPRCFKQTKVLQCDYDGQPSAWITGDLFSAWVKKWDRKFQAEKRKVALIVDNCRAHPDVPGLKAIKIFYLPPNTTSKLQPMDQGIIQVLKVYYRKMLMRQYLLHDEKKAQYTPSLLDAMNFLRSAWNDVKKETISNCWMHCVIQDISDDEFQAQCRAAAEELAEVAGKSSLTDAILEEEAQELAITVQEFRDYIEIDKDVVTDGVITDEDIVSSVQSAQASTSACGNDKEDEEDADEDLEPIPSAGEVVEMLQKIRRKPERWAVPSMETVRWHEVLQEKRVLWVQTLQLYSATGDHNPKFSTYSIPLQGGSTLFFLAASQP is encoded by the exons atgtCTGGAGGTGTTAAGAAAAAACTGCACAATCAGTCAATAGAGAAAAAGTATGAAATCGTACTGCAGCtagaaaaaggaacaaaaccGGCAGACCTTAGTCGTCAGCATGGCATTCCAGCAAACACCATTTCAGGATGGAAAAAGAAGGCCGACGTGATAAAGCAAATGTACGAGAAGTCTGTCTTTGATCCAGCAAGAAAAAAACTTAGAGTGGCTGAGCACAAAGATGTCGACGATGCACTGTTTCAATGGTTCACAAATACGCGAGCAACAAACCTTCCCGTCAATGGTCCCTTGCTGATGGAGAAGGCGGACATCCTTGCTGCAAAGCTAGGACACCCTGACTTTAAAGCAAGTCAGGGGTGGCTGGATCGTTTCAAAAAGAGGCACAACATTGTCTTCAAAGCAATTTGTGGAGAGAGCGCTGCGGTTCAACAGGAACAAGTGGATTCATGGCTGAAGACTCAAATGCGCACAATTTTGGATACCTATGAGACTCGGAACATTTTTAATGCTGATGAAACTGGGGTGTTTTGGAAATGCCTTCCAGACAAGACTATGGCGTTTCGTGGGGAGGCTTGTCACGGTGGAAAAAAGTCGAAGGACCGACTTACAGTGCTAGTTGCTGCTAACATGGATGGAAGCCAAAAACTCCCGCTCTACGTTATAGGAAAGTCCAAGAATCCCAGATGCTTTAAGCAGACCAAAGTTCTCCAATGTGATTACGATGGCCAGCCAAGCGCCTGGATCACAGGAGATCTATTCAGTGCATGGGTGAAAAAGTGGGACAGGAAGTTCCAAGCAGAGAAAAGGAAGGTGGCACTGATCGTGGACAACTGTAGAGCTCATCCGGATGTTCCTGGTCTCAAGGCCATTAAGATCTTTTACCTCCCACCTAACACAACAAGTAAGCTCCAACCAATGGACCAGGGGATAATCCAAGTGCTTAAGGTGTACTACAGGAAAATGTTGATGCGCCAATACCTGCTCCATGATGAAAAGAAGGCACAGTACACCCCTTCCCTTCTAGATGCAATGAACTTCCTGAGATCAGCCTGGAATGACGTGAAGAAGGAAACAATCTCAAACTGCTGGATGCACTGCGTCATTCAGGATATTTCCGACGATGAGTTTCAGGCACAGTGCCGTGCAGCTGCAGAAGAACTTGCGGAAGTGGCGGGAAAATCAAGCCTTACAGATGCTATCTTGGAAGAGGAGGCACAGGAGTTAGCCATCACTGTCCAGGAATTCCGAGATTACATAGAAATCGACAAAGATGTCGTTACTGATGGCGTGATCACCGATGAAGACATTGTATCAAGTGTGCAGTCAGCACAGGCAAGCACATCTGCATGCGGCAATGacaaagaagatgaagaagatgCGGACGAAGATTTGGAACCAATTCCCTCAGCTGGTGAGGTGGTAGAAATGCTACAGAAAATTCGACG GAAGCCAGAACGTTGGGCTGTGCCCAGCATGGAAACTGTCCGCTGGCATGAAGTGCTACAGGAAAAGAGAGTGCTGTGGGTCCAGACCCTGCAGTTGTATTCTGCAACTGGTGATCATAACCCCAAATTCAGCACCTATTCCATTCCTTTGCAAGGAGGCAGCACCCTCTTctttctggctgccagccagccctgA